One region of Acidobacteriota bacterium genomic DNA includes:
- the rpsF gene encoding 30S ribosomal protein S6 encodes MRHYETVVVLPPNLGETDLEAQVTLVEKDLKERFGGQNLVVNRWGKRTLAYPIRKFTEGYYVLYEYDSEAEDCVAGVEGRLRLNESVMRYLTIRRDEEVRSEAKLKARSAKRRRHAGEEDLDVGDSYAEDDQDME; translated from the coding sequence GTGAGACATTACGAGACGGTGGTCGTGTTGCCGCCCAACCTCGGCGAGACGGACCTGGAGGCTCAGGTCACCCTCGTCGAGAAGGACCTCAAGGAGAGGTTCGGCGGGCAGAACCTCGTGGTGAACCGGTGGGGGAAGCGGACGCTCGCCTATCCCATCCGCAAGTTCACCGAGGGGTACTACGTCCTCTACGAGTACGATTCCGAAGCCGAGGACTGCGTGGCCGGCGTGGAGGGTCGCCTGAGGCTCAACGAGAGCGTCATGCGCTACCTGACCATCCGCCGGGACGAGGAGGTCCGCTCGGAAGCCAAGCTCAAGGCCCGGAGCGCCAAGCGGCGCCGCCACGCCGGGGAAGAGGACTTGGACGTGGGTGACAGCTACGCCGAAGACGACCAGGACATGGAGTGA
- the pth gene encoding aminoacyl-tRNA hydrolase, with product MSVEFLVAGLGKPEPRYDRSPHNAGFLVADKVRELCRGPRFSRDGEAEASVCRWRGRAFLLLKPLTYMNRSGIAVARLVRRESLPAERVIVCYDDLDLPFGQVRLRLSGGAGGHHGMESILEELGTGDFPRIRLGIREEAVEKGEQVDYLLSPLDPDRHALLEEAAERAARAVLDAVAHGFLLAMNRHNRRGKPEPAAGA from the coding sequence ATGTCCGTGGAATTCCTTGTAGCGGGGCTCGGAAAGCCCGAGCCCCGCTACGATCGTTCACCCCACAATGCGGGCTTCCTGGTGGCGGACAAGGTCCGGGAACTCTGCCGCGGACCCCGGTTTTCCAGGGACGGCGAGGCGGAAGCCAGCGTCTGCCGGTGGAGGGGGCGCGCCTTTCTCCTTCTCAAGCCCTTGACCTACATGAACCGGAGCGGGATCGCCGTGGCCCGGCTGGTCCGGCGTGAGTCCCTTCCGGCGGAGAGGGTCATCGTCTGTTACGACGACCTGGACCTGCCCTTCGGACAGGTCCGGCTCCGTCTTTCCGGCGGCGCCGGGGGCCATCACGGCATGGAGTCCATCCTGGAGGAGCTGGGGACGGGGGACTTCCCGAGGATCCGGCTCGGGATCCGGGAGGAGGCGGTGGAGAAGGGGGAGCAGGTGGACTACCTGCTCTCGCCCCTCGATCCGGACCGGCACGCTCTTTTGGAGGAGGCCGCGGAACGGGCGGCCCGCGCCGTCCTGGACGCGGTGGCCCACGGGTTTCTCCTCGCCATGAACCGCCACAACCGGAGAGGGAAGCCCGAGCCGGCCGCGGGAGCGTAA
- a CDS encoding 50S ribosomal protein L25 → MSQQFIEIEVEQRPEVRKKGRQWTASKGLIPGIVYGGGKEPVPIAVDPRKIIQILRSEKGRNTILLFSLKGTKAQRHVMVKEIQINPVTNELIHADFTRIMMDQKVKVRVPVVCEGTAYGVKTEGGLLDVIMREVQVECLPADIPDRVTIDLTPLKVGDSIKVSQLTFKEGVRVIENDLNQPVVVIAAPRIEAAPAAGEEAAPESQEPEVIGKGKKSEAEEEKEGK, encoded by the coding sequence ATGTCTCAGCAGTTCATCGAGATCGAGGTCGAACAGCGGCCCGAAGTCCGGAAGAAGGGCCGCCAGTGGACCGCATCCAAGGGATTGATCCCCGGTATCGTTTACGGAGGGGGCAAGGAGCCCGTTCCCATCGCGGTGGATCCCCGCAAGATCATCCAGATCCTCCGCTCGGAAAAGGGAAGGAACACGATTCTCCTGTTCTCCCTCAAGGGAACCAAAGCCCAGCGTCACGTGATGGTCAAGGAAATCCAGATCAACCCCGTGACCAACGAGCTCATCCACGCGGACTTCACCCGGATCATGATGGATCAAAAGGTGAAGGTGAGGGTGCCCGTGGTCTGCGAGGGCACGGCCTACGGCGTGAAGACGGAAGGGGGCCTGCTGGACGTGATCATGCGCGAGGTCCAGGTGGAGTGCCTTCCCGCGGACATCCCGGACCGCGTCACCATCGACCTGACCCCCCTCAAGGTGGGCGACAGCATCAAGGTCTCCCAGCTCACGTTCAAGGAGGGCGTCCGCGTCATCGAGAACGACCTCAACCAGCCCGTGGTCGTCATCGCCGCTCCCAGGATCGAGGCCGCTCCCGCCGCCGGCGAGGAGGCCGCCCCCGAGTCCCAGGAGCCCGAGGTGATCGGCAAGGGCAAGAAGTCCGAAGCGGAAGAAGAGAAAGAGGGCAAGTAG
- a CDS encoding M1 family metallopeptidase: MARIDPHSHFDPEQPLVRRLHWKVSADFDSHRLAGEARLFLAAPSEGPLDLDSDALDIREARDQRNRPVPFHLGDPDPVLGRRLRLDLPEGTTEVALRYATSPEAAALQWLSPEQTEGRAAPFLFSQCQPHHARSMVPCQDSPRVRITYRAEITVPEGMRPVMSAGDAEESPGPVPGTRTFAFEMPQPIPSYLLALAAGRLESRDLGPRSRIWAEPETVEAAAFEFAEIESMIAAAEGVFGPYEWDRYDMLVLPPSFPYGGMENPRLTFLTPTLLAGDRSLVAVVVHELAHSWTGNLVTNATMNDFWLNEGFTVWAERRILEVVRGGEAASLAWAIGQTGLDRSLERFGAASPYTRLKTDLWGVDPDSIYSEVPYEKGARLVALLERTAGRGVFDAFVRDYIERFRFTSITSEEFLAFLEERLPGPAAEVGVKEWVYGTGLPANAPRFASKALTAIESKAAAWADGVRPSKADAAAWTPAETLIYLQNLPRPLPEDDCALLDRTFGLTSQGNYEILVEWLSIAAVSDYAPAFPRIREVLGRVGRMKFLRPLYKALAASPRTRELARGTFETVKTRYHSLSRRVAEVEMAAYPEG; this comes from the coding sequence ATGGCCCGCATCGATCCGCACTCCCACTTCGACCCCGAACAGCCCCTCGTCCGGAGGCTCCATTGGAAGGTATCGGCCGACTTCGACTCCCACCGCCTCGCCGGGGAGGCCCGCCTCTTCCTGGCGGCTCCATCGGAGGGGCCCCTGGATCTGGATTCGGACGCTCTGGACATCCGCGAGGCGAGGGACCAGCGAAACCGCCCGGTCCCGTTCCACCTGGGAGACCCCGATCCGGTGCTGGGGAGGCGGCTCCGCCTGGATCTGCCGGAGGGCACCACGGAGGTGGCCCTGCGATACGCCACCTCCCCGGAGGCCGCCGCGCTCCAGTGGCTGTCCCCCGAGCAAACCGAGGGCCGCGCGGCGCCCTTCCTCTTCAGCCAGTGCCAGCCCCACCATGCGCGCTCCATGGTCCCCTGCCAGGACAGCCCCCGAGTGCGCATCACCTACCGGGCCGAAATCACGGTCCCCGAAGGGATGCGTCCCGTCATGTCGGCGGGGGATGCGGAGGAGAGCCCTGGGCCGGTTCCCGGGACGCGGACCTTCGCCTTCGAGATGCCTCAGCCCATCCCCTCCTACCTCCTCGCCCTCGCGGCGGGGCGTCTGGAGAGCCGCGATTTGGGCCCCCGCTCGCGCATCTGGGCGGAGCCCGAGACGGTGGAGGCGGCGGCCTTCGAGTTCGCCGAAATCGAGAGCATGATCGCTGCGGCCGAGGGGGTGTTCGGACCGTACGAGTGGGACCGGTACGACATGCTGGTCCTCCCCCCCTCCTTTCCGTACGGGGGCATGGAGAACCCCCGCCTCACCTTCCTCACGCCCACCCTGCTGGCCGGAGACCGGTCCCTCGTGGCCGTGGTGGTCCACGAACTCGCGCACTCGTGGACGGGAAACCTCGTCACCAACGCCACCATGAACGACTTCTGGCTCAACGAGGGCTTCACCGTCTGGGCCGAGCGGAGGATCCTGGAGGTCGTTCGAGGCGGTGAAGCCGCCTCCCTGGCGTGGGCCATCGGGCAGACGGGCCTGGACCGATCCCTGGAGCGCTTCGGCGCCGCATCCCCCTATACGCGGTTGAAAACCGACTTGTGGGGCGTGGATCCCGACTCGATCTATTCGGAGGTCCCTTACGAGAAGGGGGCACGTCTGGTGGCCCTCCTGGAGCGCACCGCCGGCCGCGGCGTTTTCGACGCTTTCGTCCGGGACTACATCGAGCGCTTTCGGTTCACTTCCATCACCTCCGAGGAGTTCCTCGCCTTCCTTGAGGAACGTCTGCCGGGACCCGCCGCCGAGGTGGGCGTTAAGGAATGGGTGTACGGGACGGGGCTTCCCGCGAACGCCCCGCGCTTCGCTTCGAAGGCCCTGACCGCCATCGAGTCCAAGGCCGCCGCCTGGGCCGACGGGGTCCGTCCCTCGAAGGCCGACGCCGCCGCCTGGACCCCCGCCGAAACCCTGATCTACCTGCAGAACCTTCCGAGACCCCTTCCCGAGGACGACTGCGCTCTGCTGGACCGGACCTTCGGCCTGACGTCCCAGGGGAACTACGAGATCCTCGTGGAGTGGCTCTCCATCGCGGCCGTTTCCGACTACGCGCCCGCCTTCCCGCGGATCCGCGAGGTCCTGGGCCGCGTGGGGCGGATGAAATTCCTCCGGCCCCTCTACAAGGCGCTGGCCGCCAGCCCCAGAACCCGGGAGCTGGCCCGCGGCACCTTCGAGACGGTCAAGACCCGGTACCACAGCCTCTCCAGGCGGGTCGCCGAGGTGGAGATGGCCGCCTACCCCGAGGGCTGA